One window from the genome of Serinibacter salmoneus encodes:
- a CDS encoding 5'-3' exonuclease — protein MSTPGSLLLLDSASMYFRAFYGVKGEVTSPRGEPVGAIRGFLDAVATLISSRRPDRVVACWDEDWRPAFRVEAISTYKAHRVAEGEGTEPGAAEEVPDALSAQVPVIVDLLAAVGIARVGAAGCEADDVIGTLATRAVAAGSREVEIVTGDRDLFQLVADPAPVTPVRVLYTGRGMRNLETVTTARLADKYGVADGAAYAAMATLRGDPSDGLPGVPGVGEKTAAGLLARYGTLEAVMEAARGEDAAMSPSVRAKLLGAQEYLAAAPRVVGVLRDADLPAHEDALPAVPADPDRLAALAERWGVGSAVARLTAAMAAATGSREGSAGSALNPREG, from the coding sequence GTGAGCACACCCGGATCGCTCCTGTTGCTGGATTCCGCCTCGATGTACTTCCGCGCGTTCTACGGCGTGAAGGGCGAGGTGACCTCGCCGCGCGGCGAACCGGTCGGCGCGATCCGGGGCTTCCTGGACGCCGTCGCCACCCTGATCTCCTCCCGCAGACCTGATCGAGTGGTGGCCTGCTGGGACGAGGACTGGCGCCCGGCCTTCCGGGTGGAGGCCATTTCCACCTACAAGGCGCACCGCGTGGCCGAGGGGGAGGGCACCGAGCCCGGCGCGGCCGAGGAGGTCCCGGACGCCCTGTCCGCGCAGGTGCCGGTGATCGTGGACCTGCTGGCCGCCGTCGGGATCGCCCGGGTCGGGGCTGCGGGCTGTGAGGCGGACGACGTGATCGGCACCCTGGCCACCCGCGCGGTCGCGGCCGGCTCGCGCGAGGTGGAGATCGTGACCGGGGATCGCGACCTGTTCCAGCTCGTGGCGGACCCCGCGCCGGTGACCCCCGTGCGCGTGCTGTACACCGGCCGGGGGATGCGCAACCTCGAGACGGTCACCACGGCGCGGCTCGCCGATAAGTACGGAGTGGCCGACGGCGCCGCCTACGCCGCCATGGCCACGCTGCGGGGCGACCCCTCCGACGGGTTGCCCGGTGTGCCCGGGGTGGGGGAGAAGACCGCCGCCGGTCTGCTTGCCAGGTACGGAACGCTCGAGGCGGTCATGGAGGCCGCCCGCGGCGAGGATGCGGCGATGTCGCCGTCGGTGCGGGCCAAGCTCCTCGGAGCGCAGGAGTACCTCGCGGCGGCGCCCCGGGTGGTCGGGGTGCTGCGGGACGCCGACCTGCCCGCGCACGAGGACGCACTCCCCGCCGTCCCCGCCGACCCCGATCGCCTGGCCGCACTGGCCGAGCGTTGGGGTGTGGGCTCCGCCGTCGCTCGACTCACCGCGGCGATGGCCGCGGCCACCGGAAGCCGGGAGGGTTCTGCCGGTTCGGCCCTCAACCCCCGCGAGGGGTAG
- the mvk gene encoding mevalonate kinase → MLRTGRTTGRGQAHAKVILFGEHAVVHGAAAVALPLGDLPIRATATWRDGPLTLASTLFTGPLAQAPALLEAPIAVVHACLTAFDLPSEGIAIEVSGEIPAERGLGSSAAVAGALVTALADLAGRELSEEEYLELVAVGERVAHGRPSGLDARATAASGPLLFEAGAARVLASTLTGVLVVADSGVHGRTRQAVASVASFLERHPVRGATLVAGLGALAHGGARDLTANRPRALGEKMSTAQGMLRELGVSSQELDALVDAAVASGALGAKLTGGGQGGCIIALAEDELAAVRIDAAVREAGAVATWWHRLGPVTPDNDRAETS, encoded by the coding sequence GTGCTGCGGACGGGTCGGACGACGGGGCGGGGTCAGGCCCACGCCAAGGTGATCCTGTTCGGCGAACACGCCGTGGTGCACGGCGCCGCCGCCGTGGCACTGCCGCTGGGTGATCTGCCGATCCGCGCCACCGCCACCTGGCGGGACGGCCCGCTCACGCTGGCCAGCACCCTGTTCACCGGGCCCCTGGCCCAGGCGCCCGCCCTGCTGGAGGCGCCGATCGCCGTCGTGCACGCCTGCCTGACCGCGTTCGACCTACCCAGCGAGGGCATCGCGATCGAGGTGAGCGGGGAGATCCCCGCCGAGCGCGGGCTGGGTTCCTCGGCCGCGGTGGCCGGGGCCCTGGTGACGGCGCTCGCGGACCTCGCCGGGCGGGAACTCTCGGAGGAGGAGTACCTCGAGCTCGTGGCCGTCGGGGAGCGCGTGGCACACGGGCGACCCTCCGGCCTGGACGCCCGGGCCACCGCGGCGAGCGGACCGCTGCTGTTCGAGGCCGGCGCCGCCCGCGTGCTGGCCAGCACCCTCACCGGTGTGCTGGTCGTGGCCGACTCCGGGGTGCACGGCCGCACCCGGCAGGCGGTCGCGAGCGTCGCCTCGTTCCTGGAGCGACACCCCGTGCGGGGGGCCACCCTCGTGGCGGGCCTGGGGGCGCTGGCGCACGGCGGCGCACGGGATCTCACGGCGAACCGGCCGCGTGCGCTGGGGGAGAAGATGTCCACCGCACAGGGGATGCTGCGCGAGTTGGGCGTCTCCTCGCAGGAATTGGACGCGCTAGTGGATGCGGCTGTGGCGTCCGGGGCGCTCGGCGCGAAACTCACCGGCGGCGGACAGGGCGGCTGCATCATCGCTCTCGCCGAGGACGAGCTGGCCGCCGTGCGGATCGACGCGGCCGTGCGGGAGGCGGGCGCCGTCGCGACCTGGTGGCACCGGCTCGGACCCGTGACCCCGGACAACGATCGAGCGGAGACCTCATGA